The following proteins are co-located in the Perognathus longimembris pacificus isolate PPM17 chromosome 25, ASM2315922v1, whole genome shotgun sequence genome:
- the Tcf7 gene encoding transcription factor 7 isoform X7 yields MYKETVYSAFNLLMHYPPHSGAGQPPQPQPPLHKASQPHHGVPQLSPLYEHFSSPHPTPAPADISQKQVHRPLQTPDLSGFYSLTSGSMGQLPHTVSWPSPPLYPLSPSCGYRQHFPAPPAAPGAPYPRFTHPSLMLGSGVPGHPAAIPHPAIVPPSGKQELQPYDRTLKTQGESKAEKEAKKPTIKKPLNAFMLYMKEMRAKVIAECTLKESAAINQILGRRWHALSREEQAKYYELARKERQLHMQLYPGWSARDNYGKKKRRSREKHQDSTADPGSPKKCRARFGLNQQMDWCGPCRWVCPHHHSPFASSCSPNCLCSAGPVAPSFVPSGPTPSLPRRQGTNPHLLKSRIQHSL; encoded by the exons CACAAAGCCAGTCAGCCCCATCACGGGGTCCCCCAACTCTCTCCTCTCTACGAGCATTTCAGCAGtccacaccccacccctgcacctgCAGACATCAGCCAGAAGCAAG TTCACAGGCCGCTGCAGACCCCTGACCTCTCTGGATTCTACTCTCTGACCTCAGGCAGCATGGGACAGCTCCCCCACACTGTGAGCTG gcccagccctcctctctacCCCCTGTCCCCTTCCTGCGGATATAGACAGCACTTCCCTGCCCCTCCCGCAGCCCCTGGCGCCCCCTACCCCAG GTTCACTCACCCGTCCCTGATGCTGGGTTCCGGGGTTCCGGGTCACCCAGCAGCCATCCCACACCCAGCCATTGTGCCGCCCTCAGGGAAGCAGGAGCTGCAGCCCTACGACCGAACTCT GAAAACACAGGGGGAGTCCAAGGCAGAGAAGGAGGCTAAGAAACCTACCATCAAGAAGCCCTTGAATGCCTTCATGCTCTACATGAAGGAGATGCGAGCCAAGGTCATTGCAGAGTGCACACTCAAGGAGAGCGCCGCCATCAACCAGATCCTGGGCCGCAGG TGGCATGCACTGTCTCGAGAAGAGCAAGCTAAGTATTATGAGCTGGCCCGCAAGGAAAGGCAGCTTCACATGCAGCTATACCCAGGCTGGTCGGCACGGGACAACTAC ggaaagaagaagaggcgGTCAAGAGAAAAGCATCAAGACTCCACTGCAG ACCCTGGCTCGCCTAAGAAATGTCGTGCTCGCTTTGGCCTCAACCAGCAGATGGATTGGTGTGGTCCCTGCAGGTGGGTTTGTCCCCACCATCATTCTCCCTTTGCTTCAAGCTGCTCCCCCAACTGCCTATGCTCTGCTGGGCCTGTAGCTCCCTCCTTTGTCCCCTCAGGCCCCACCCCTAGCCTGCCCAGGAGACAAGGGACTAATCCACACCTCTTAAAGAGT agaatacaACATAGCTTGTAG
- the Skp1 gene encoding S-phase kinase-associated protein 1 produces MPSIKLQSSDGEIFEVDVEIAKQSVTIKTMLEDLGMDDEGDDDPVPLPNVNAAILKKVIQWCTHHKDDPPPPEDDENKEKRTDDIPVWDQEFLKVDQGTLFELILAANYLDIKGLLDVTCKTVANMIKGKTPEEIRKTFNIKNDFTEEEEAQVRKENQWCEEK; encoded by the exons ATGCCTTCAATTAAGTTACAGAGTTCTGATGGAGAAATTTTTGAAGTTGATGTAGAAATTGCCAAACAATCTGTGACCATCAAGACCATGTTGGAAG ATTTGGGAATGGATGATGAAGGAGATGATGACCCAGTTCCTCTACCAAATGTTAATGCAGCAATATTAAAAAAG GTCATTCAGTGGTGCACCCACCACAAGgatgatcctcctcctcctgaggatgatgagaacaaagaaaagcGCACAGATGATATTCCTGTTTGGGACCAAGAATTCCTGAAAGTTGACCAAGGAACACTTTTCGAACTTATTCTG GCTGCAAACTACTTAGATATCAAAGGTTTGCTTGATGTCACATGCAAGACTGTTGCCAATATGATTAAGGGGAAAACTCCTGAGGAGATTCGCAAAACTTTCAACATCAAGAATGACTTTACTGAAGAGGAGGAAGCCCAG GTACGCAAAGAGAACCAGTGGTGTGAAGAGAAGTGA